CGATTGTGTGTATTGGGATCGTGTATTGGCTAAGGAATGCCGCCTGCATGAATTGCGCAACAAGGAACGTATTTCGGTGGCCGCCGCTAGTAAGATAATGGCTAATATTGCTCATGAATACAAGGGTATGGGTCTTAGTATGGGCATGATGTTGGCTGGCTATGATAAACGTGGTCCTGGCCTTTACTATGTCGATTCGGAGGGTTCACGTACACCCGGTAATGTTTTCTCTGTGGGCAGTGGTTCTGTTTATGCTTTTGGTGTTTTGGATTCTGGCTATAAGTGGGATTTGAAAGATGAAGAGGCTCAAGAATTGGGCAGACGTGCTATTTATCATGCCACCTATAGAGATGCCTATTCGGGTGGTATTGTACGTGTTTATCATATGACCCCCAATGGTTGGATTAACATTTCCAATACCGATTGTATGGAATTACATTATAAGTATGaagatgaaaagaaaaataaacattaaagagTTGCAGCCTGAAAGGGATGATATTGTAAGAGTTTCTTTGtgaattaaattcattttattttataaaaaaaagaaaaaattaataaaaacgtgTGGATTTTTGTAATAGAAGAATgtggttttctttatttttctctttgttGTCCATGTACGATGCGGCAGCTGTGGATTGAGGCTCTCAACTACCAGTTGTCTTAATGGAAGTTTTCTTGCCCtctttaatattgttgttgtaacagtccTACTGTTGGCTAAGCTTCTAGGGTTGAAGATTAGACTTTactccagaatatagactagacaatatagaCAATGGCTATTGTCAAagctaaagactagaatataatccACTAgtatttctttcttcttttggattttgtttcttatttacgcttaattctattgatttttaatagcCACTATGGCAAAATGTCTGGGAGACACAACCGGATCAAATACCGGTATTAGATAGCTTTGTTCATAACCTTTCTCTCTCAAAAACAATAAACGATCTAACAATATAAGTGACTCCAAAACGGGGGCAAAAGTCATgcgtaataaataaaataaatctaaatacttCTTATTTCTACTCAGCTCTTGGGCAGTGAAAATTTCTTCTATCCTCTctgcttttaaatttaaatggggATACTTTTTTCTACACAAATCTACATACTctttaaaattactaaatttacgTATTTTGCCCACCTGTACAGTATTTTCTAAATCCTTGTGCTCTTCACATATTAACAACTCCAGTAGGGTACGATAGTACaaggaaatatttggtaatTCTTTGGCAGCCATTACCCGTTCAATAGACTGTGCAGCCAACATGCGTGCATTGCGTcctaattttatttcttttccttttaaataGGAACTAAGTGGAAAACCTATTTCTTGATTTAAGTTCGAAATTTCTTTATTGCCAAAGAATTCGTCAGTGGAAAATTGTTCCTTTAGCAGGTGATAACAGCAGCCGATATTGCACATTAGTTTGCAGCTGGCTTGGGTGTGAAAGAGTTTTAAACAAGTGGCCGCCAGATTGCCACAAGTATGCAGGCCGGTCAAACATATAGAGGATTTTGTTTGGTTAGAATTTATGgcaaattgttgttgtataatTCCCACCAAATCCATATCGGaagttataaatttatcaatGGTCTTGTAGTTATCATTTTCATGACTAAGCGGCAACTTCTCTTCGACTAGGCTTTTCTGTtgcaacttttgttttaaattaccaCGTCTGGCCGGTGTTAGACCTTTAGATTCTAATTCTGCTCTTTCCTTTAAGCCATTCCAAGCTTTCTAagtaaacaaaagaataaatattgtaattctTTTATTCCACAACTTCTTacctttaattttttacttctcTCTATGGCATTTTGCGTATTGGCTGTATTACTATCAATGCCCAAAACTTTATGACCATATTCCAAAGCCAAACGTGAGGATAAATAACCTTTACCATCACCAGCATCTACTATAATAGTCTGCTCACGCCAAGAACTATtactaattaaattattaaccaATGCTGCTGTAATTTCCACCTTGTAAAGTTTTCATTAGTAAAACAACTTATTCtggttttatttacaataaatcttACCTCATGTTGTTTCTTTTcagttaaaaattctttaattttaatctgttgttttgtttcttttgacACTCCCAGTACTTTTTCCTCAAATTGTGATGCTGTTATTATAACATCCTTAAAACTATGTAAACTATGTTGCTGAGCCAGAAGTCGGAATTTTTTAAACTGCGGAAATTTTTGCATACAACTAGACTCTTCCATATAAGTTGGTATATTCCAAAAAACTTCCTCTATACATTCATCTAAAGTAGAGAAATTACTTAACTCATTATGCAGCTCTGAAGGCACAAAATTATGCCAATGATTATCAGTTAAATAATTAACCATATGACAATTAACCCAAGACCAATGTGGGGACATAAACTGCAGTATACTATCTACTCgcttttgcaaaatttgacagGACATTATAACTATCTGCTTTTTTTGTGCTTAAAATGATAAATCTTTTCCTCCTTCTTCCTTTATAGCAGAATCCGTCGATGTACCCTTCAGCCCTAATGAAATGCgtaatcttttatttaaatttcttatctGTTCTAAAGCACCAATTATATCTGCTTCGGGATCGTTTTCTCTAGGAAATTCTTCAATTAAACTTCTCAATTGTTCCATACAACGTTTCACTTTATCGgtgtgtttgttttgttgctgtagCGCTGTAATTAAACCAAAAATCTCAGCCAATTCTTCTCCCAATTGTAAACCCTGAGCGAAACCCAAACGATAACCATCAGCGTTTCCCTGTTGGCAACCTTCGGTAAAACCTTCTTTATAGCTTTTCTCCACTAAACGTTCTTCGGTTAGGATAATATCAtcaaatatatcattaatatcACGTTCCGGCTGGGTATCTTGCTGATTTTCCAACATGGTAAAACAAACGTGGAAGTGGgaattgctagcacaaaaaaaGAGCCCTGCGCTGACAAAAATTAACAACGGCGGCGGTTGACATGTAAAATCTCGGCGGTTGACACGTAAATTCGCGGCAGTCGCGTTATAATAACTATAAGCCGGCTAAGTTAacagttatatttaaatttggTCAGGGGATTGATTTCGCACCAAAAAGATCCAACTAAGATGGTAGTTTTGGAAATATGATTGTATagggggtaaaaacgggtagcGTAATTACGGTAAACTCATTTCttctaaacaagaaaaaaatagaaaaagtttgaaCATAGGATAAAGCTAAATTTAACGAACTCATCGGATTAGACGCATATGTAGTATATATCTGCGCATATACAATAACAAGAGCGGCTTTAAAGACAAGATCAGCCATTAGATTTGAGATTTATATGGTGTGTActatgatttaatttaattcggACGATCTCAAGATTATTGGAGACAATGTCGTCATATTTGGTAGGCCatcaacatttctttaaaattgtcattaaatATTCACTATCCTTGCAAAATTGCAGTAAGTTAATGCGACATAAAAATGTCGTTGtcattaaatgaataaaaacaagaaatgcaTGAGTTTAACAACTATAGTTAAGTAGCTAGGCTGTTAATACATTTGACGTCATAGTTTTGAACGTTTCGAAAGATGTACGACAG
The window above is part of the Lucilia cuprina isolate Lc7/37 chromosome 6, ASM2204524v1, whole genome shotgun sequence genome. Proteins encoded here:
- the LOC111691228 gene encoding proteasome subunit beta type-5; the encoded protein is MALAEICNISNAPYMKSRNFTPSDFENDCQQYTSNLVNPYVLSAPPFENPIENLCKIQANSDKSGIKIEFDHGTTTLGFKYQGGVILAVDSRATGGQFIGSQTMKKIVEINQYLLGTLAGGAADCVYWDRVLAKECRLHELRNKERISVAAASKIMANIAHEYKGMGLSMGMMLAGYDKRGPGLYYVDSEGSRTPGNVFSVGSGSVYAFGVLDSGYKWDLKDEEAQELGRRAIYHATYRDAYSGGIVRVYHMTPNGWINISNTDCMELHYKYEDEKKNKH
- the LOC111691229 gene encoding protein LTO1 homolog, producing MLENQQDTQPERDINDIFDDIILTEERLVEKSYKEGFTEGCQQGNADGYRLGFAQGLQLGEELAEIFGLITALQQQNKHTDKVKRCMEQLRSLIEEFPRENDPEADIIGALEQIRNLNKRLRISLGLKGTSTDSAIKEEGGKDLSF
- the LOC111691227 gene encoding probable methyltransferase-like protein 25, encoding MSCQILQKRVDSILQFMSPHWSWVNCHMVNYLTDNHWHNFVPSELHNELSNFSTLDECIEEVFWNIPTYMEESSCMQKFPQFKKFRLLAQQHSLHSFKDVIITASQFEEKVLGVSKETKQQIKIKEFLTEKKQHEVEITAALVNNLISNSSWREQTIIVDAGDGKGYLSSRLALEYGHKVLGIDSNTANTQNAIERSKKLKKAWNGLKERAELESKGLTPARRGNLKQKLQQKSLVEEKLPLSHENDNYKTIDKFITSDMDLVGIIQQQFAINSNQTKSSICLTGLHTCGNLAATCLKLFHTQASCKLMCNIGCCYHLLKEQFSTDEFFGNKEISNLNQEIGFPLSSYLKGKEIKLGRNARMLAAQSIERVMAAKELPNISLYYRTLLELLICEEHKDLENTVQVGKIRKFSNFKEYVDLCRKKYPHLNLKAERIEEIFTAQELSRNKKYLDLFYLLRMTFAPVLESLILLDRLLFLREKGYEQSYLIPVFDPVVSPRHFAIVAIKNQ